Proteins encoded by one window of Pelmatolapia mariae isolate MD_Pm_ZW linkage group LG14, Pm_UMD_F_2, whole genome shotgun sequence:
- the ckmb gene encoding creatine kinase, muscle b codes for MTKNCHNDYKMKFSVDDEYPDLTKHNNHMAKALSKEIYGKLRSKSTPSGFTVDDVIQTGVDNPGHPFIMTVGCVAGDEESYEVFKDLLDPVISDRHGGYKPTDKHKTDLNFENLKGGDDLDPNYVLSSRVRTGRSIKGFTLPPHNSRGERRAIQNLSIEALSSLEGEFKGKYYPLEGMTDAEQEQLIADHFLFDKPVSPLLTCAGMARDWPDARGIWHNDNKTFLVWVNEEDHLRVISMQKGGNMKEVFRRFCVGLQKIEEIFKKHNHGFMWNEHLGYILTCPSNLGTGLRGGVHVKLPKLSTHAKFEEILTRLRLQKRGTGGVDTASVGGVFDISNADRLGSSEVEQVQLVVDGVKLMVEMEKKLEKGESIDGMIPAQK; via the exons ATGACGAAGAACTGCCACAACGACTACAAAATGAAGTTCTCGGTGGACGACGAGTACCCCGATCTGACCAAGCACAATAACCACATGGCCAAG GCGCTGAGCAAGGAGATCTACGGCAAGCTGAGAAGCAAGTCCACCCCCAGCGGCTTCACCGTGGATGATGTCATCCAGACCGGTGTCGACAACCCTG GTCACCCCTTCATCATGACTGTGGGCTGCGTTGCTGGTGATGAGGAGTCCTATGAGGTCTTCAAGGACCTGCTGGACCCTGTCATCTCCGACCGTCATGGTGGATACAAGCCCACCGACAAGCACAAGACCGACCTGAACTTCGAGAACCTGAAG GGTGGTGATGACCTGGACCCCAACTATGTGCTCTCCAGCCGTGTCCGTACTGGCCGCAGCATCAAGGGATTCACCCTGCCCCCCCACAACAGCCGTGGAGAGCGCAGAGCCATCCAGAATCTGTCCATCGAGG CCCTGTCCAGCCTGGAGGGTGAGTTCAAGGGAAAGTACTACCCCCTGGAGGGCATGACTGATGCCGAGCAGGAGCAGCTGATTGCcgatcacttcctgtttgacaAGCCTGTGTCCCCCCTGCTGACCTGTGCCGGTATGGCCCGTGACTGGCCTGACGCCAGAGGCATCTG GCACAACGACAACAAGACCTTCCTGGTCTGGGTGAACGAGGAGGATCACCTGCGTGTCATCTCCATGCAGAAGGGAGGCAACATGAAGGAGGTCTTCAGACGCTTCTGTGTCGGCCTGCAGAAG ATTGAGGAGATCTTCAAGAAGCACAACCACGGCTTCATGTGGAACGAGCATCTGGGCTACATCCTGACCTGCCCCTCCAACCTGGGAACCGGCCTGCGTGGTGGCGTGCACGTCAAGCTGCCCAAGCTCAGCACACACGCCAAGTTTGAGGAGATCCTGACCAGGCTGCGTCTGCAGAAGCGTGGCACAG GCGGTGTGGACACAGCCTCTGTGGGCGGCGTGTTCGACATCTCCAACGCTGACCGTCTGGGCTCCTCTGAGGTGGAGCAGGTCCAGCTGGTGGTCGATGGCGTCAAGCTGATGGTTGAGATGGAGAAGAAGCTCGAGAAGGGAGAGTCCATTGATGGCATGATCCCCGCCCAGAAGTAA